One region of Monomorium pharaonis isolate MP-MQ-018 chromosome 11, ASM1337386v2, whole genome shotgun sequence genomic DNA includes:
- the LOC118647965 gene encoding E3 ubiquitin-protein ligase TRIM23-like encodes MDEDTDQLSKYMKHSLKTAPKSNVLECRVCEEVFTVDGLKVPRLLHCGHTVCHSCLLRLRTCMSEQQFLLCPFDRQPTAIGLHENSVYSLKKNFALIELLERLEQSNSQKTLVLERERLQSNLSCDEDETHTAVLYCTVCATHLCEACDTATHSSKTLGKHRRVPLSEKPREKPRCPIHTAHVAEFTCTQEGCHNSLMCYLCKEYGKHSTHKPALVEEEAENIRKTIIAALQKMTQFMESMRDTAHKIEIVIEELEGWAIEDARRRVRYHFEELRAVLAEQEKTAMTYIETETRGRLCALRQQQKDLTTTRSQVAGICIQCESILDSEDWKLLSSSEKVKEVLATLEQQQQHYAQLGPDFLSPESSIPIIFSRDNRIHIGTKIDMRVVILGLDGVGKTSILSAMRGVTLSNPPIPTIGFNVESLEYMNLVFTLWDVSGHKKFRPLWKHYYHNTQAIIFVVDASDRSRFEEARKELSKILYEQELKDDLLLIYANKQDVSGCASVEELVDIFGLHKLCCARIWHIQSSSVVTNASGVLQGLDWLSTQSLLVRQSTR; translated from the exons ATGGACGAGGACACGGATCAACTGAGCAAATACATGAAGCATTCGCTGAAAACGGCACCGAAATCAAAC GTGCTGGAGTGTCGAGTTTGCGAGGAGGTTTTTACAGTGGATGGGTTGAAGGTACCACGTTTGTTGCATTGTGGACACACGGTATGTCACTCATGTCTGCTGCGATTGAGAACTTGCATGTCGGAGCAGCAGTTTTTGCTGTGTCCCTTCGATCGACAGCCCACTGCCATAGGTCTCCACGAGAATAGCGTTTACAGTCTGAAGAAGAACTTTGCGCTCATCGAGCTGCTTGAGCGGTTGGAGCAATCCAACAGCCAGAAGACGCTGGTGCTGGAACGCGAGAGACTTCAGTCAAATCTATCATGCGACGAGGATGAGACGCATACCGCAGTTCTCTATTGCACTGTCTGTGCCACGCATTTATGTGAGGCATGTGACACCGCCACACACTCATCTAAGACATTGGGCAAACACAGACGCGTGCCTCTGTCGGAAAAACCACGCGAGAAGCCTCGCTGTCCGATACACACGGCGCACGTAGCTGAGTTCACGTGCACTCAAGAAGGTTGTCACAATTCTTTAATGTGCTACTTGTGTAAAGAGTATGGCAAGCACAGTACACACAag ccAGCATTAGTCGAGGAGGAAGCGGAGAATATCAGGAAAACCATTATCGCGGCATTGCAAAAGATGACACAGTTTATGGAAAGCATGAGAGATACTGCACACAAGATAG AAATAGTAATCGAAGAATTGGAAGGCTGGGCAATCGAAGACGCGAGAAGGAGGGTACGGTATCATTTTGAGGAATTACGTGCTGTTTTGGCTGAACAAGAAAAAACAGCAATGACGTACATCGAGACAGAGACTCGTGGTAGACTTTGCGCATTGAGACAACAACAAAAGGATCTCACGACCACGAGATCACAAGTGGCTGGGATATGTATCCAATGCGAAAGCATACTCGATTCCGAAGATTGGAAATTGCTGAGCAGCTCAGAGAAGGTCAAGGAAGTGCTGGCGACACTggagcaacagcagcagcattATGCGCAATTAGGACCGGATTTTCTCAGTCCCGAGTCCTCCATTCCCATTATATTTAGCAGG GATAACAGGATACACATTGGAACAAAGATTGACATGCGTGTAGTAATCCTGGGATTAGATGGGGTGGGAAAAACAAGCATTTTATCTGCCATGCGAGGCGTTACGTTATCAAATCCACCAATTCCTACTATTGGTTTCAACGTCGAAAGCTTGGAATACATGAATCTCGTATTTACTCTCTGGGATGTTAGTGGTCATAAAAAGTTCAGGCCACTGTGGAAacattattatcataataCACAAGCCATTATTTTTGTGGTCGACGCTAGCGATAGGTCTCGCTTCGAAGAGGCACGAAaagaattatcaaaaatacttTATGAACAAGAATTAAAGGATGATCTACTTTTAATCTATGCTAATAAACAG gacgTTTCTGGTTGTGCTAGTGTAGAGGAACTGGTTGATATATTTGGTTTGCATAAACTTTGTTGTGCGAGAATTTGGCACATTCAAAGCTCATCAGTAGTTACCAATGCCAGCGGTGTGTTGCAAGGTCTCGACTGGCTTTCGACTCAAT CTCTGTTAGTTCGTCAATCTACGAGATAA